CGTCCACGCGAACCTCCCGGCGCTCGAAGCGGTCCTCGACGACATGCCCGCAGTCGACCGGGTCGTCTGCGCCGGCGACGTGATCGGGTACAACCCGTGGCCGGCCGAGTGCGTCGAGCGCGTGCGCGAGGTGGCGGCGAAGACGGTCAGGGGGAACCACGACCGCACGGTCGAAACCCCCGAGCGGTACCGCGCCAACCGCATGGCCGAGGCCGGGCTCGAACACGCGAAGGAGACGCTCTCGGACGACCAGCTCGCGTGGCTGCGCGGGCTCCCGCGCGCCGAGACGTTCGCGGGTGGCCGGTACCTGCTGGTCCATTCGCACCCCGCGGCCGAGCGCGAGGACGCCTACGTCTACCCCGAGGAGTTCCCGAACCTCGACCGACACATGGGCGACTACGACGGGATCGTCCTCGGGCACACGCACGTGCAGGGGAAGCGGGCCGTCGCCGGCGGCGTCGTCGTCAACCCCGGCAGCGTCGGCCAGCCGCGCGACGGCGACCCGGACGCGGGGTACGCCGTGCTCGACGCGGCGACCGACGAGGTGGACCTCGAGCGGGTCGCGTACGACGTCGACCGCGTGAGCGAGGCGGTCGCCGACGCCGGGCTCCCCGAGCGCACCGCGGAGCGGTTGTATCAGGGGAAGTGAGGTCCGAGCGGGCCGAACGCCCGGGACGGAACGGCCCGCCTCACGGCCAGAGCCCGAGGAGAAGCAGGACGTTCCGCGCGGCGGTCGCGAGCGAGAGGAGGCCGACGCCGGCGCACATCAGCGTCGCGACGAGCCGCCGGGTCCCCCCGGCGACCGCGACGGGGATCCCGATGACGACCATCCCCGCGGCCTTGGTGAGGAGCATCCCGGGGACGAGCCCGAAGGCGGCGATGAGGGCGGCGCCGACCGGCGAGCCCTCGACGTACTGTCCGCCGCCGATCGCGACGTACGTGGACGCCACGTCGGCGGCGACCCCGACGGCGAAGAGGGCGAGCGCGGCGGCGAGTCGCGAGGGCACTGCCACACCGCAGGCGACGGACCATAATAAGCTTCCGGGGAGACCGCGTATTCGGGAGACGAGAGCCGGGTACGCCCTGCTTACCGGGCTGGCCGCGGACCGCGCACAGCACGAATCCATTTAAACCGACGCACCGCCTACGATCGGTAATGAGTTCGTCCGACGACGAGTACGAGATCGCTGTGGTCGGCGGCGGGCCGGCCGGGTTGACGACCGCGCTGTACGGGGCCCGACTGGGCCACGAGACAGTGCTGATCGACCGCGGCGGCGGGCGCGCGGCGATGATGGCCGACACGCACAACGTGATCGGCGTCACCGAGGACGTCTCCGGCAACGAGTTCCTCGCGACCGGCCGCGAGCAGGTGGAGTCGTACGGCGGGGCCTTCGAGCGCGGCTTCGTCACCGACGTGACCGAGACCGAGGACGGCCGCTTCCGGCTGACGACGAACGACGCCGAGATCCTCGCCGACCGCGTCGTGCTCGCGACCGGCTTCTCCGACGAGCGCCCGGACCCGCCGCTCCCGCGGACGGGGAAGGGGCTCCACTACTGCCTCCACTGCGACGCCTACATGTTCGTCGACGAGCCGGTGTACGTGATGGGCCACGGCGAGGCCGCCGCCCACGTCGCGATGATCATGCTGAACGTCACCGACGACGTGGATCTGCTGACCCGCGGTGCGGAGCCGACGTGGAGCGAGGAGACCGCCGCACGGCTGGAGGCGCACCCCGTCGATATCGTCCATGAAGACGTGACCGGCGTCGAGAACGACCCCGAATCCGGCTGGCTCGAGGCGCTGGAGTTCGAGGACGGGTCGCGCCGCGAGTACCGCGGCGGCTTCCCGATGTACGGCTCCGACTACAACACCGCCCTGGCCGAGGGGCTCGGCTGCGACCTCACCGAGAGCGGCGAGGTCGACGTCGACGACCACGGGCGCACCAGCGTCGAGGGCGTGTTCGCGGTCGGCGACCTCACCCCCGGCCACAACCAGGTCCCCGTCGCGATGGGACAGGGCGCGAAGGCCGGGCTGGCCATCCACAAGGACGTCCGCGAGTTCCCGCGCTCGACCGAGGCGATCGCCCGCGACGGCCCCGTCGACGCCGACGAGGTGCCCGCCATCCCCCCTGAGCTCATGGCGACCGCGGTCGCCCACGAGGGGCACGCCGGCGGCCCGCGCGAGGGGGCGGACCGCGAGATCGAACCCGAGGCGCCCGCGGCCGACGACGACTGAGGCCGGCGCCCCGGTCGCGAGGCTCCGATACCGACCCTTTTTGATCCGCACCGCCCGACGGTCCCGTATGGGAACCATCGACGCGGACTTCACCGGCGAGACGGTCGTCGTCACGGGCGGATCGAGCGGGATCGGCCGCGCGGTCGCGACCGCGTTCGGC
Above is a window of Halorubrum depositum DNA encoding:
- a CDS encoding metallophosphoesterase family protein codes for the protein MKVGLISDVHANLPALEAVLDDMPAVDRVVCAGDVIGYNPWPAECVERVREVAAKTVRGNHDRTVETPERYRANRMAEAGLEHAKETLSDDQLAWLRGLPRAETFAGGRYLLVHSHPAAEREDAYVYPEEFPNLDRHMGDYDGIVLGHTHVQGKRAVAGGVVVNPGSVGQPRDGDPDAGYAVLDAATDEVDLERVAYDVDRVSEAVADAGLPERTAERLYQGK
- a CDS encoding NAD(P)/FAD-dependent oxidoreductase, which translates into the protein MSSSDDEYEIAVVGGGPAGLTTALYGARLGHETVLIDRGGGRAAMMADTHNVIGVTEDVSGNEFLATGREQVESYGGAFERGFVTDVTETEDGRFRLTTNDAEILADRVVLATGFSDERPDPPLPRTGKGLHYCLHCDAYMFVDEPVYVMGHGEAAAHVAMIMLNVTDDVDLLTRGAEPTWSEETAARLEAHPVDIVHEDVTGVENDPESGWLEALEFEDGSRREYRGGFPMYGSDYNTALAEGLGCDLTESGEVDVDDHGRTSVEGVFAVGDLTPGHNQVPVAMGQGAKAGLAIHKDVREFPRSTEAIARDGPVDADEVPAIPPELMATAVAHEGHAGGPREGADREIEPEAPAADDD